GAAGCGCAGGCATCCAAGTTCAATCAGCAGGAAACATTGGGAAAGCTTGGAGTGACTTTTTGCCGCAAGACGGTAATTCAGTATTCGTCATTGAGGTCTCAAGCTTTCAAATGGAGCATACGCATACGGCTCGTCCGTCTGTCGCGGTCTTCCTTAACGTCCTGGAGAATCATTTGGAAAGACATGGAGATCTGATTACATACGGACTCTTGAAACTAAAGCTCGCTGCGAACTGTGGACCGGAAGACGTGATCGTATACAATGCGGACGACACATTTCTTAGCGAACACTGTCGGTCACTCAAAGCTACGAAAGTCACATTTGGGCGAACTTGCGCGGACTTCGTTGTACATAATGGTGTCATATATCGCCAGCATTCTCAATCAGCGGAGAAGGTGTTTAGCGGTTCCGAATGGAAGTTGATTGGCGACCATAATTTACTTAACGCTTCTGCAGCGCTGGCGGTGTCACAGTGCTTTGGAATTAATGATTCGATTGCGCAACGATCGTTGCGCGCCGCTACTCCAGTTGAACATAGAATCGAGTTTCTAGGTATGATAGACGGAGTCTCGTACATTAATGATTCAAAGAGCACAAATCTTGCCGCAACAGTTACTGCTATAAGCGCAGTGAAGGGAAGCATAATTCTCCTGTTTGGCGGACGACCAAAGCAAGAAAACTTCTCATCATTAGGAGACCTGTTGGGTAAGGATTTGAAGGGGCTGATCGTTTTTGGAGAGGCAACGGAAAAGGTCAAGAACGAACTGCCCGACGCACTTTCTATCGAGTATTGCAGCAATCTGGAAGAAGCGCTGCATGCTGGACGACGCTTGGCATCTGAGGGAGACAGTATTCTGCTGTCACCTGGCTGTGCGTCGTACGACCAGTATCAGAATTTTGAACAGCGTGGCATCCATTTTAAGACTTTGGTAAGGAACTTGAAGTAAACGCGTAATGGGAAGTGCTTACACACCACTAAGGATCGAAAAATCTCTCATTGATTTTCCAGTCTTGGCATCAGTCGCTGTACTATGTATTGCCGGCGTCATCTTTGTCTTTACATCATCTGCCGCCCATTCTTGGCAGTCGGCCAGCGGAGACTCGATACAATTCTTGTTGAACCATGTACAGCGTCTGATGGCGGGAATTGTAGCGCTCGTTTTCTTCTATCATGTGCGTTATCAGTTTCTGGAAAGGCTTGCCAGACCAGCATTAATTATCGCCCTTGTTGCTCTCGCCATTGTATTACTGCTGCCACAACTTCCAGGAACGACTGCAAAGAGATGGATCTCACTGTTTGGAGTTAGCTTTCAACCGGCAGAATTCGCAAAGTACGCACTTATAATTTACTGCTCCAAGAGACTCTCTGAAATTGATGAGTCTTCCTTTCCTGCCGAGAGACAGAGGAAGCTGAACGCCCTTCTAATTGTAATATCCGTTTCGCTCATTTTGATTGTTGCAGAACCAAATTTGTCAACGGTGATACTGATAAGTGGAATCTGCTCAGTCATGTTGTTCTTGCATGGAATTGCTTGGAAGAGAATTGCGTTGCTCATACCCGTAGCCGTAATAGGTTTGGGAATGGTGGTTCTGCTGAAGCCGTACATGCTACAACGTATCACAGCATTTATCGACGGAATCTCAAATCCTCTTAATGCCAGTTACCATATCCGACAGTCGCTGATTGCGATCGGTCAAGGGGGGATTAGTGGACTTGGCTTGGGACAATCTACACAGAAGCATTACTATTTGCCTGAACCTTACAACGATTCGATTTTCAGCATTATCGCGGAAGAAATCGGTCTTGTTGGAGCTCTAATGATTCTGGCCGCATTCTCTGTGCTGATTCTACGAGGCTGGAAAATCGCGTTAAGTGCGCAGGATCGATTCTCTTACTACCTCTCTGCCGGAATTACCGTGTCTCTCGCACTTTCGATGGTTACAAACATCGGAGTCAATCTTGCGTTGCTGCCAGCGACAGGACAACCGCTTCCATTCATAAGTTACGGTGGAACATCAATTGTTATGTCGCTGGCGGCAATTGGAATATTGTTGAACGTTTCCAAGCAACAGAGTTCAAGAGTCAGATGGCAGGGCTCACCGCGGCCGTTTCTTAACTGAGCGATGAAGGTAGTTCTGACAGGCGGAGGTACTGGCGGTCACGTGTTCCCCGCACTTGCTATTGCTGAAGCATTGCGGGAGTGTGACTCAACGGTGAAATTGCACTACATTGGTACCGCAACCGGTTTTGAGGCACAAGCTGTTCCGCAATCAGGGATTGACTTTCACGACATTCGATCTTCGGGAGTTATTGGAAGATCCAAAGTTGCGCAACTCGTTAGTTTGGCTCAAGTAAGCTTCGGCATAGTGCAATCATTGCGAATTCTCTCCCGAATTGGACCTGATGCGGTGGTGGGAACGGGTGGCTACGTAATGGCGCCGGTCTTAGTCGCTGCGCGACTTCTGAGGATTCCATACTATCTACAGGAACAGAATTCTTTTCCTGGATACACAACAAGAAAGTTTGCGTCTGGCGCTGCAAAAGTATTTGTTGGATTTCCTGCCGCAGAACGCCATCTCAGCCAAGGAAACCTTTTGGTAACTGGCAATCCTATTCGTTCTCAGATGCTTTCAGCGCAGAAATCGAGTGGCAATACAACTCAAGTCGACAAGAACATGATACTAATTACCGGCGGATCACTTGGCGCGAAGTCAATAAACGACGCGGTCGCCGCAGCGCTTAGATCCCTTTGTCAGCTTGGGCTTGTGGCCTGGCAATACGGAAAGACCGGCTTGCCCAAAACTGTCAATTCCGATTCTGAAGAACTCACCCAATCAGGGAAACTCATTGCGGCACCATTTTTCGCAGACATGCCGGACAAGTTGAAAGCGGCAAGAATTGTGGTTTGCAGATCAGGTGCAATGACGCTCTCCGAAATCTCAACGTTTGGCGTTCCGGCCGTGCTGATTCCCTTTCCACATTCAGCCAATGACCACCAGTCCCTGAACGCACAGTACTTTGTGGATCATGAAGCTGCACTGGTAATTCGTGACGATAAACTTGACGCTGATTCACTTTCATCTGCGGTCACCAAGATACTTGCGGATCGAGTATTGTACGAGAAGATGTCTTCATCGATGAGACTGCTCTCGAAGCCCGATGCAGCAAAACTAATCGCTACGACTGTGTTAAGTCGATAACTTATCCATGCGATCGCCTTCAACGTTTCGGCACGTACGAAAAATACATATGGTAGGGATTGGCGGCGCAGGAATGTGTGGCATCGCTGAAGTGTTGTCCACAATGGGATTCGATGTGACAGGCTCCGATCTAGTGAAAAGCGAGGTAACCATGCGATTAGAATCGCTTGGAATTCAAGTCTATTATGAGCACAGAGCTGAGCTTGCCGCAGGTGCCGATGTAGTTGTGTTTTCTTCTGCAGTTCGGCCTGAAAACGAAGAAGTGCGATTTGCGAGGGAGAATCGGATTCCAACGATACCGAGAAGCGAAATGCTTGGGGAGCTAATGCGGTTGAAACGTGGAATTGCGGTTTCAGGCACTCATGGAAAAACCACCACGACATCGATGATTGGCTCACTTTTTTCCTTTGCCGGACTTGCTCCAACGATCATCGTTGGTGGTAAAGTGCGAGATCTTGGAACGGGGGCATCTGTCGGAGCTGGCGAGTTTCTTGTTGCAGAAGCTGATGAGTTCGATCGCTCTTTCCTTCGGTTGTCACCAACACTTGCTGTAATAACTACTATTGAAGCAGAGCACTTGGACACTTACCTTGACCTCGTTGGTATCAAGGACGCATTCGTTGAGTTCGCGAACAAAGTTCCATTCTATGGACTAGTTGTTGCATGCAGCGATGACACTCATACGCGCGACATCCTGCCCCGAATAAAGCGGCAGGTCGTCACTTATGGAAGAAACGAGAACGCGATGTTTCGCGTCAAGAATGAGAGTTTTTCAGGCTTGAGTTCTCAATTTCAGATTCAAACGCCGGAAAACGAGCTAATTGAAATCGAGATTAAGGTTCCAGGCAGGCACAATGTATTGAACGCAACTGCGGCTGCGACTATCGCCCTGGAAACCGGCATTCCCCCGGTTACAATAAAGGAAGGGCTTGGACGCTTCAATGGCGTCCACCGGCGGTTTGAGTGCAAAGGTACAATTGATGGTGCTCTTGTCTTTGACGATTATGCACATCATCCTACTGAGGTCAGAGTGACGCTGGAAGCCGCGCGGCAATGTTGGCCGGAACGCAGAATAGTAGCAGTTTTTCAGCCGCACCTCTATTCAAGGACAAGGGATTTCGCGAAGGAATTTGCGAGTTCCTTGAGTCTTGCCGACAAAGTCTTAATTCTTGACATTTACCCTTCGCGCGAACGACCTATAGAGGGCATCACATCCGGTCTTATAGCAGATCAGCTTGGACTGCTTGGTATCGAAACTTCGCTCGTCAGTTCGTCTATGCCTCTTGTGAACCAAATAAGATCGACGATTCGAAACGGCGATATCGTTATGGCAATGGGCGCCGGATCGATTTCTGACATAATTCAGCAATTAGTGGATGAAGCAACTCCTTGATACTAGAGTAGACGAGCTGATTGCAAGATGCCCTTGCAAGCTTACAACAGCGGTACAGATAGCACCGCTGACGACGTTTCGCGTCGGCGGAATGGCAAGAGTGCTCGCTGAGCCATCAACGGAATCTGAGTTAGTAAATTTACTTGTCGTATTACGCGATCTTGAATTGCCGTACTTTTATCTGGGCTTGGGATCGAACATTCTTGTCTCTGATCACGGTTTCAAGGGAGTAGTGATACGATCTCGCGGCGAACTTGGTCGCATAGAGGTAAGCGGAAGCATTATAAAGGCCGGCCCTGCAGCACGACTTCTGATGTTAACAACATGTGCCGCCCGGCATTCCTTAACCGGACTTGAACAATTGTCGGGAATACCTGGAACAGTGGCTGGCGCTTTGTTCATGAATGCGGGTGCTTATGGCGGCGAGATTTCCGATCATCTCGTTGATGTACGAATTGTGTCACGCGACTTAAGTATTCAGGTAATGAAGAAGTCAGATATTGCGTTTGGGTACCGGTCGGCACCTGAACTGCGTGATGTCATTGTGTTATCGAGTAGATATGAACTGATTCCAGGCGACAGAAGTGCGATCTACAAGGAGATGCGTCGAGTCTGGCAACTCAGGCGGGAGAAGCAACCTATAGCTTTCCCGAGCGCAGGATCAATTTTCAAGAGACCGCCTGGCGATTATGCTGGCAGACTCATCGAAGAAGCCGGACTGAAAGGTCATAGAGTTGGTGGCGCAGTTGTTCCTACAGCACATGCGGGGATTTTTATCAATGATAGAGGCGCTCAGGCATCGGAGATTGCGGAACTCATTCGAAAAGTTCGCAGTGACGTCTACAGGAAGTTTGCTGTCATGTTGGAGAATGAGATAATACCCGTCGGATTTGATGTCGATCCATTCCAGATCCATGTCTAAGAAAGGTAAAGGGAAGGCACGTTTCAAGGTAGCGGCTATTTTGATGCTGATTGCTAGCCTTGTCATTGTAACGTTGTTCGCAGATCGACTCATGCGCAATAGTGCCGAGCATTTGGCGGCAAGTATGACAGAATGGACGTGCGAAAATATTGATGTAGTATGTGGTCCGGAGTTAACCCGGGATTCAGTTTTGGCTATTGCCGGCTGTAAACTGAATCACCCCTTAACCTCATATTCAACTGAGTCGATCAAGCGGAAATTGCTGACAAACCCTTGGATAAAGAGTGTGCACGTCGAGCGGCAGCCTCCGAATTCCTTAATCATTCAAATAGTCGAACGAAGAGGCATAGCAGTCGTTCGAGACGGATCAGAACTTGCAGTTAGTGAGGATCTGGTTTTCGTTCCTGCAGCGCTGAAATCGTGGAAAAATCGTTTGCCGTGGATCTCCTCAGACGTACCATTCAATCGAGTTGCCGGTCCAATGTCAGAAAAGGACCCGCTCTTTCATATCGCTCAGAAGTTTGCCGAATTGAGTAATTCCGTTCCGGAACTCTCAGGGAACATTGCAGAGCTATATCGCGTTGATGGTACTCTTGGAGCAGTGACTATGAATCCTGTCTTGACAATTGAGCTAACACCCGACACTCAAATCGAAAGCTGGATGGCTCTTGACAGACTTCTTAGCAGCCAATCATTCCAGAGCAAACTGGACTCAAATGCAATTATTGACCTGACACAGCCCGGTTTTGTAACACTTCAACTGCCAGATATTCGGGAGGAGAGAGATACACGGCTATGAAACATCCTCATTCAAATCTAGACATAATTTGCGGATTGGACATCGGGACGACAAAGATTGCGGCTATTATCGCTGCTCCAAGTATTGATGGCAGTCCGCAATTGCTCGGAATGGGATGCGTCCCATCGAGAGGGTTGCGCCGCGGTGTCGTTGTGAATCTTGAGCAAACCGCACATGATATCACCGAAGCAATTGGTTTGGCGCAGGAAAAGGCGGGCACGGAAGTCGAGTCTGTCTGGGTGGGAATAGCAGGTGAACATGTGAAAAGCTTGAATTCCAGAGGTGTCATTCCGATTACGAGGTGGCGAGGCGAACAGACTGGCGAAGTAACGACCGGTGACGTCGACAAGGTCGTTGAAGCGGCGCGAACAATACTCCTTCCTCCAGACCGAAGAGTCCTTCATGTACTTCCTCAAGAATACATGGTTGACGCTGAAGGCGGCATTAGAATGCCTATTGGAATGGCCGGTGTTCGGCTGGAGGCGGATGTCCACATAGTCCACTGTGCGGTATCCTCCGCTCAGAATATTGTCGCCTGCTGCAAACGCGCCGGTGTTTCGGTGATTGACTTGATACTGGAGCCTCTTGCGTCGGCCGAAAGTGTGCTGACCGAAGACGAGAAGGAGCTCGGGGTGATTCTCCTCGACTTTGGCGGTGGCACAACTGACGTCGCTGCATTCCAAGGAGGTTCAATTCGCCATACTGCGGTAATCGGATACGGCGGCGATTACATCACGCGTGACATTGCGATGGGATTGAGAACTCCGATGGATTCCGCTGAACAGATTAAAATCGAGCACGGCGCAGCCCACCACAGAGCGATTAGTCAGAATGACTTTCTCGAGATACCTGGCATAGGCGGTCGTGAGCCGCGCGAGCTAAGCCGATCAATGCTGGTATCAATTATTGGTCCGCGCGTTGAAGAGATATTCGGAATTGCACGCGATGAGCTGAAAAAGACACGAGTTCTGGAGCACATTGGTGCAGGTATAGTATTGACTGGTGGAGGTGCTTCTATGTCCGGCATGGCTGAAATTGCCGAAGAGATCTTCGCATTGCCGGTTCGGATCGGTGCACCACAAGACATCATGATTCCCAATGACCTCGGGTTGGGTCCAAAGTTCGCTACCGCCGTTGGACTGGTGAAGCATGGCAATCGTCAATGGACGGAAGCAGCCAGAAGCGGCAGCAGATCCGAGTCTTGGACGACACGCACAACCTTTAGGGTCCGAAAGTTCTTTTCCGAGATTTTCTAACAGATTCACATATTTGAAGGAGTAACATCAATGGCAGCTATGCAATTCATGTTCGCAGACAATTCTCTCGGCGCAAAAATGAAAGTGGTCGGAGTCGGTGGTGCCGGCGGAAATGCGCTGAATTGGATGATAGAGGCAGGCCTTAAAAACGTGGACTTCATCGCGGTCAATACCGACGCCCAGGCTCTGGACACCAATTCCGCACCGCGCAAAATTCAAATTGGCACAGCATCAACGCGTGGTCTAGGGGCAGGCGCCAACCCGGCAGTTGGACGCGAGGCTGTCGAAGAGAATCGCGAAGAAATAAAGCAACTCCTTTCCGGAGCAGACATGGTGTTTGTGACGGCGGGAATGGGCGGCGGGACAGGGACGGGAGCGGCCCCGACAGTTGCTCAGATTGCAAGGGAGTGCGGAGCTCTTACGGTTGGAATTGTCACAAAACCATTCTCGTTCGAAGGTAAGAAGCGAATGGCGCATGCCATGGAGGGTATTGAAGAGCTCCGAAGCCAGGTCGATACGTTGATAGTGATTCCAAATCAGAGATTAATCTCACTTGTCGATCGAAATACGTCGCTTGTTGACGCGTTCAAGCTGGCCGATAACGTATTATTGCACGCAACTCGGGGAATTTCGGACTTAATCACCGAGCCCGGTATGGTGAATCTTGATTTTGCCGATGTCCGTACTGTGATGGCGGCCAAAGGTGATGCGCTTATGGGCGTTGGAGTTGGAACCGGAGAGCACAGAGCAGTTGAAGCGGCACAGCAAGCAATTTCCTCCCCCCTGCTCGAGGAGGTATCTATTGACGGCGCACGTTCGGTCTTGGTAAACATAACCGGCGGGAGCAACCTGACCTTAATGGATGTCGCCGATGCGACAACAGTTATTACTGAAGCCGCAGGCGAGGAAGCAGAAGTGATCTTTGGAGCGGTTATTGACAAAAGTATTGACGATGAAGTTCGTGTTACCGTGATTGCCACGGGATTTAACCGTGCCTCATCAACGTCTAGATCAAACGGTGCATTCAAGACCGCTTCATTGAACCGTCCGATTGCAATACAAGCAGAAGGATCTTCGGTAATCCGCAGAGAACCTGTGAGAATCGAGAAAGTCCTGGAGAGCTTTCCGATAAATGTGCAGCCCCTGACAAGGGAGGTCAATGGACGCCTCGAACCGGTAGTCGTTGGTGATGAAGGTGAAGGCACCTTGGACGACTTCGAAGTTCCAACCTTTCTTCGCAGGCAAATGGACTAAGCGTATCGCTTTGTTAGACATAGAAAGGCCTCGGATCTCCGAGGCCTTTTCGCTTGCCATTCAGCAGGATTTTGGTTATTTTCCAGTAAGGCATTCTAACAACATGAATCGAGGGAAAATGG
This sequence is a window from bacterium. Protein-coding genes within it:
- the murB gene encoding UDP-N-acetylmuramate dehydrogenase, with the protein product MKQLLDTRVDELIARCPCKLTTAVQIAPLTTFRVGGMARVLAEPSTESELVNLLVVLRDLELPYFYLGLGSNILVSDHGFKGVVIRSRGELGRIEVSGSIIKAGPAARLLMLTTCAARHSLTGLEQLSGIPGTVAGALFMNAGAYGGEISDHLVDVRIVSRDLSIQVMKKSDIAFGYRSAPELRDVIVLSSRYELIPGDRSAIYKEMRRVWQLRREKQPIAFPSAGSIFKRPPGDYAGRLIEEAGLKGHRVGGAVVPTAHAGIFINDRGAQASEIAELIRKVRSDVYRKFAVMLENEIIPVGFDVDPFQIHV
- a CDS encoding UDP-N-acetylmuramate--L-alanine ligase codes for the protein MRSPSTFRHVRKIHMVGIGGAGMCGIAEVLSTMGFDVTGSDLVKSEVTMRLESLGIQVYYEHRAELAAGADVVVFSSAVRPENEEVRFARENRIPTIPRSEMLGELMRLKRGIAVSGTHGKTTTTSMIGSLFSFAGLAPTIIVGGKVRDLGTGASVGAGEFLVAEADEFDRSFLRLSPTLAVITTIEAEHLDTYLDLVGIKDAFVEFANKVPFYGLVVACSDDTHTRDILPRIKRQVVTYGRNENAMFRVKNESFSGLSSQFQIQTPENELIEIEIKVPGRHNVLNATAAATIALETGIPPVTIKEGLGRFNGVHRRFECKGTIDGALVFDDYAHHPTEVRVTLEAARQCWPERRIVAVFQPHLYSRTRDFAKEFASSLSLADKVLILDIYPSRERPIEGITSGLIADQLGLLGIETSLVSSSMPLVNQIRSTIRNGDIVMAMGAGSISDIIQQLVDEATP
- the murG gene encoding undecaprenyldiphospho-muramoylpentapeptide beta-N-acetylglucosaminyltransferase; the encoded protein is MKVVLTGGGTGGHVFPALAIAEALRECDSTVKLHYIGTATGFEAQAVPQSGIDFHDIRSSGVIGRSKVAQLVSLAQVSFGIVQSLRILSRIGPDAVVGTGGYVMAPVLVAARLLRIPYYLQEQNSFPGYTTRKFASGAAKVFVGFPAAERHLSQGNLLVTGNPIRSQMLSAQKSSGNTTQVDKNMILITGGSLGAKSINDAVAAALRSLCQLGLVAWQYGKTGLPKTVNSDSEELTQSGKLIAAPFFADMPDKLKAARIVVCRSGAMTLSEISTFGVPAVLIPFPHSANDHQSLNAQYFVDHEAALVIRDDKLDADSLSSAVTKILADRVLYEKMSSSMRLLSKPDAAKLIATTVLSR
- the ftsA gene encoding cell division protein FtsA, with product MKHPHSNLDIICGLDIGTTKIAAIIAAPSIDGSPQLLGMGCVPSRGLRRGVVVNLEQTAHDITEAIGLAQEKAGTEVESVWVGIAGEHVKSLNSRGVIPITRWRGEQTGEVTTGDVDKVVEAARTILLPPDRRVLHVLPQEYMVDAEGGIRMPIGMAGVRLEADVHIVHCAVSSAQNIVACCKRAGVSVIDLILEPLASAESVLTEDEKELGVILLDFGGGTTDVAAFQGGSIRHTAVIGYGGDYITRDIAMGLRTPMDSAEQIKIEHGAAHHRAISQNDFLEIPGIGGREPRELSRSMLVSIIGPRVEEIFGIARDELKKTRVLEHIGAGIVLTGGGASMSGMAEIAEEIFALPVRIGAPQDIMIPNDLGLGPKFATAVGLVKHGNRQWTEAARSGSRSESWTTRTTFRVRKFFSEIF
- a CDS encoding cell division protein FtsW codes for the protein MGSAYTPLRIEKSLIDFPVLASVAVLCIAGVIFVFTSSAAHSWQSASGDSIQFLLNHVQRLMAGIVALVFFYHVRYQFLERLARPALIIALVALAIVLLLPQLPGTTAKRWISLFGVSFQPAEFAKYALIIYCSKRLSEIDESSFPAERQRKLNALLIVISVSLILIVAEPNLSTVILISGICSVMLFLHGIAWKRIALLIPVAVIGLGMVVLLKPYMLQRITAFIDGISNPLNASYHIRQSLIAIGQGGISGLGLGQSTQKHYYLPEPYNDSIFSIIAEEIGLVGALMILAAFSVLILRGWKIALSAQDRFSYYLSAGITVSLALSMVTNIGVNLALLPATGQPLPFISYGGTSIVMSLAAIGILLNVSKQQSSRVRWQGSPRPFLN
- the ftsZ gene encoding cell division protein FtsZ, with product MQFMFADNSLGAKMKVVGVGGAGGNALNWMIEAGLKNVDFIAVNTDAQALDTNSAPRKIQIGTASTRGLGAGANPAVGREAVEENREEIKQLLSGADMVFVTAGMGGGTGTGAAPTVAQIARECGALTVGIVTKPFSFEGKKRMAHAMEGIEELRSQVDTLIVIPNQRLISLVDRNTSLVDAFKLADNVLLHATRGISDLITEPGMVNLDFADVRTVMAAKGDALMGVGVGTGEHRAVEAAQQAISSPLLEEVSIDGARSVLVNITGGSNLTLMDVADATTVITEAAGEEAEVIFGAVIDKSIDDEVRVTVIATGFNRASSTSRSNGAFKTASLNRPIAIQAEGSSVIRREPVRIEKVLESFPINVQPLTREVNGRLEPVVVGDEGEGTLDDFEVPTFLRRQMD
- a CDS encoding FtsQ-type POTRA domain-containing protein, with protein sequence MSKKGKGKARFKVAAILMLIASLVIVTLFADRLMRNSAEHLAASMTEWTCENIDVVCGPELTRDSVLAIAGCKLNHPLTSYSTESIKRKLLTNPWIKSVHVERQPPNSLIIQIVERRGIAVVRDGSELAVSEDLVFVPAALKSWKNRLPWISSDVPFNRVAGPMSEKDPLFHIAQKFAELSNSVPELSGNIAELYRVDGTLGAVTMNPVLTIELTPDTQIESWMALDRLLSSQSFQSKLDSNAIIDLTQPGFVTLQLPDIREERDTRL
- the murD gene encoding UDP-N-acetylmuramoyl-L-alanine--D-glutamate ligase, with protein sequence MPPDYSGKRFGILGIGKSGIAAARLIQRLGGIALLSDVKSSEQIGPVVEQLTLDGFTLELGGHRRVLTEKFDFVVVSPGITLDRDWIDTWSSRGIPVISELELASLCYNGKWIAVTGSNGKTTTVTLITDILRSAGIQVQSAGNIGKAWSDFLPQDGNSVFVIEVSSFQMEHTHTARPSVAVFLNVLENHLERHGDLITYGLLKLKLAANCGPEDVIVYNADDTFLSEHCRSLKATKVTFGRTCADFVVHNGVIYRQHSQSAEKVFSGSEWKLIGDHNLLNASAALAVSQCFGINDSIAQRSLRAATPVEHRIEFLGMIDGVSYINDSKSTNLAATVTAISAVKGSIILLFGGRPKQENFSSLGDLLGKDLKGLIVFGEATEKVKNELPDALSIEYCSNLEEALHAGRRLASEGDSILLSPGCASYDQYQNFEQRGIHFKTLVRNLK